Proteins encoded in a region of the uncultured Paludibaculum sp. genome:
- the mtnP gene encoding S-methyl-5'-thioadenosine phosphorylase, with product MAESLNPKIGIVGGSGLYSMPGFTNQREVKVDTPFGDPSDPYVVGELEGQTVAFLARHGRGHRISPSELNFRANIYGFKALGVETIISLSAVGSLKEEHKPLDFVIPDQFVDRTRGRISTFFGEGLVAHISFADPVCHHLAATLQQACQHAGVASKLGGTYICMEGPAFSTKAESNLYRSWGMDVIGMTNLQEAKLAREAELCYSTIAMVTDYDCWHPDHDAVTVADIIRNLTHNAENAAKVVKAAVGLLGGAPRACSCGRALEYAILTDKSTVPDTTFKKLELLVGKYFTR from the coding sequence ATGGCTGAAAGTCTGAATCCCAAGATCGGCATCGTCGGAGGCAGCGGCCTCTACTCCATGCCCGGCTTCACCAACCAGCGCGAGGTGAAGGTAGATACCCCGTTCGGTGACCCATCCGACCCCTACGTCGTCGGCGAACTCGAAGGCCAAACCGTCGCCTTCCTGGCACGCCACGGCCGTGGTCACCGCATCAGCCCCTCCGAGCTGAACTTCCGCGCCAACATCTATGGATTCAAGGCGCTTGGCGTCGAGACCATCATCTCCCTCAGCGCCGTGGGCAGCCTGAAGGAAGAGCACAAGCCGCTCGACTTCGTCATCCCCGATCAGTTTGTCGACCGCACGCGCGGTCGCATCTCCACCTTTTTCGGAGAAGGCCTCGTCGCTCACATCAGCTTTGCCGACCCAGTCTGTCACCACCTTGCAGCCACTCTCCAGCAGGCCTGCCAGCACGCCGGGGTGGCATCCAAGCTCGGCGGCACCTATATCTGCATGGAAGGTCCTGCGTTCTCCACCAAAGCCGAGTCGAATCTCTACCGCAGCTGGGGCATGGATGTCATCGGCATGACCAATTTGCAGGAGGCCAAGCTCGCGCGGGAAGCCGAGCTCTGCTACTCCACCATCGCCATGGTCACCGACTATGACTGCTGGCACCCGGATCACGACGCGGTCACCGTAGCGGACATCATCCGCAACCTCACCCACAACGCGGAGAATGCCGCCAAGGTGGTAAAGGCCGCGGTCGGTCTGCTCGGCGGCGCCCCCCGCGCCTGTTCTTGCGGCCGCGCGCTGGAGTACGCGATCCTCACCGACAAGTCCACTGTGCCGGATACCACCTTCAAGAAATTGGAACTTCTAGTCGGGAAATACTTCACCCGCTAA
- a CDS encoding Gfo/Idh/MocA family oxidoreductase — MGSRRNFLSTVASGLATTLAAPGTVLGANDRLRVGIIGPGARGQEIMHWAVACPNIDFVAAADIYTRRLEQAKSIVPNIKTYLDHRYLLDDKSIDAVLIATPQHLHCEHFTAALAAGKHVYQEKTMAFTVAHAKKMRTAFNSAKSRVVQIGHQSCSSGQATDAVQMLADEPMGKITFIHMCQYRNTPHGKPQWSRPIYPDMTTENILWKQFQGDNPERPFDANRYINWRFFWDYSGGNVYENMCHQVSFWYKAMKLQIPKSVTMTGGLYLWKDGREVPDSMCVSMEQPEELIITWNSGFGNDKLGVTEDVLGDNGTIQKGNQIRYTPQRVNTKDRPEKLGATATAPQAHMQNFFDCIRNGGEPNCPFELGFRTSIACRMAVESYRQQRTVKWDAAKEEIV; from the coding sequence ATGGGCTCCCGTCGTAATTTTCTGAGCACAGTCGCGTCCGGACTTGCCACCACGCTCGCCGCACCCGGTACCGTCCTAGGCGCCAACGACCGTTTGCGTGTCGGCATTATCGGCCCAGGGGCCCGCGGCCAGGAGATCATGCACTGGGCAGTCGCCTGTCCCAATATCGACTTTGTTGCCGCCGCCGACATCTACACGCGCCGCCTGGAACAGGCTAAGTCCATTGTTCCGAACATCAAAACATATCTTGACCACCGCTACCTGCTCGACGACAAGTCCATCGACGCCGTCCTCATCGCGACGCCCCAGCACCTCCACTGCGAGCACTTCACCGCCGCGCTGGCTGCCGGCAAGCACGTCTACCAGGAAAAGACGATGGCCTTCACCGTCGCCCATGCCAAGAAGATGCGCACGGCGTTCAATAGTGCAAAGAGCCGCGTAGTTCAGATCGGCCATCAATCGTGCTCTTCCGGGCAAGCCACTGACGCCGTGCAGATGCTGGCTGATGAGCCCATGGGCAAGATCACCTTCATCCACATGTGCCAGTACCGCAACACGCCGCACGGCAAGCCCCAGTGGTCCCGGCCCATCTACCCAGATATGACCACGGAGAACATTCTGTGGAAGCAGTTCCAGGGCGATAATCCCGAGAGGCCGTTCGACGCCAACCGCTACATCAACTGGCGCTTCTTCTGGGACTACTCGGGTGGCAACGTCTACGAGAACATGTGCCACCAGGTGTCCTTCTGGTACAAGGCGATGAAGCTCCAGATCCCCAAGTCGGTCACGATGACGGGCGGCCTCTATCTGTGGAAGGATGGCCGTGAAGTGCCCGACTCCATGTGCGTCTCCATGGAGCAGCCCGAGGAACTGATCATCACCTGGAACTCCGGCTTCGGCAACGACAAGCTCGGCGTCACCGAGGACGTCCTGGGTGACAACGGCACCATCCAGAAGGGTAATCAGATCCGCTACACGCCCCAGCGTGTCAACACCAAGGATCGCCCCGAAAAGCTCGGCGCCACGGCCACCGCTCCGCAGGCTCACATGCAGAACTTCTTCGACTGCATCCGCAACGGCGGCGAGCCGAACTGTCCTTTCGAACTTGGTTTCCGCACCTCTATCGCCTGCCGCATGGCCGTCGAAAGCTATCGTCAGCAGCGCACTGTGAAGTGGGATGCGGCCAAGGAAGAGATCGTCTAG
- a CDS encoding STAS domain-containing protein: protein MATNFQIERSSQGAVRVLALDGYLDAHTAPQFENAIQEEMQAGNLNMIVDCGRLTYISSAGLGVFMSFIEEIRDAGGDIKLASIAPKVYQVFEVLGFPALFDILESVEAAAARFADGPRKEF, encoded by the coding sequence GTGGCCACCAACTTTCAGATTGAGCGGAGCAGCCAGGGCGCTGTCCGTGTGCTGGCGCTGGACGGATACCTGGATGCGCACACAGCGCCGCAGTTCGAGAACGCGATTCAGGAAGAGATGCAAGCGGGCAATCTGAACATGATTGTCGACTGTGGGCGACTGACCTACATCTCGTCGGCCGGGCTGGGCGTGTTCATGAGCTTCATTGAAGAGATTCGCGACGCTGGCGGGGACATCAAGCTGGCGTCGATCGCGCCGAAGGTGTACCAGGTTTTCGAGGTGCTGGGGTTCCCTGCCCTGTTCGACATTCTGGAGAGCGTGGAGGCCGCGGCGGCCCGGTTTGCCGATGGTCCGCGCAAGGAGTTCTGA
- the meaB gene encoding methylmalonyl Co-A mutase-associated GTPase MeaB, producing MAAPASPLVQRILDGDPRALARACTLVENRSAQAADLLKSAFPHTGHAFTVGITGSPGAGKSTLTSALISELRRAGQRVAVVAVDPSSPFSGGAILGDRIRMACHHDDAGVFIRSMATRGALGGLAPTTHDLALLLDAAGFDWILIETVGVGQDEIDVARLAPATAVVLAPGMGDDVQAIKAGILEIADVFVLNKADQPGAARLEQDMHEWPRPLVKTVATTADGLPELLAALETLRAALPPHRTELHWAARLRQMFAERAVARLDANQVDAAARRIAGRECDPYTIIEEWLKV from the coding sequence GTGGCCGCCCCGGCGTCTCCCCTTGTCCAGCGCATCCTCGATGGTGACCCGCGTGCCCTGGCCCGCGCCTGCACCCTTGTGGAGAACCGTTCCGCGCAGGCCGCCGACCTCCTGAAGTCGGCATTCCCACACACCGGCCACGCGTTCACTGTCGGCATCACCGGCTCGCCCGGGGCGGGGAAGAGCACCCTCACTTCGGCCCTGATCTCCGAACTCCGCCGCGCCGGCCAGCGTGTCGCCGTCGTGGCCGTCGATCCCTCCAGCCCGTTCTCCGGCGGAGCCATTCTCGGTGACCGCATCCGCATGGCCTGCCATCATGACGACGCCGGAGTCTTCATCCGGTCCATGGCCACTCGCGGAGCCCTTGGTGGCCTCGCACCCACCACCCACGATCTCGCTCTGCTACTCGATGCCGCTGGTTTTGACTGGATCCTTATTGAAACCGTCGGCGTCGGCCAGGACGAGATCGATGTGGCTCGCCTCGCCCCCGCCACGGCCGTTGTGCTCGCACCGGGCATGGGTGACGACGTCCAGGCCATCAAGGCCGGCATCCTTGAGATCGCCGATGTATTCGTCCTGAACAAGGCCGATCAGCCCGGCGCCGCCCGTCTGGAACAGGATATGCACGAGTGGCCGCGTCCGCTCGTGAAGACGGTGGCCACCACCGCGGACGGCCTCCCCGAGCTTCTAGCCGCTCTCGAAACCCTGCGTGCCGCACTGCCACCCCATCGCACTGAGCTCCACTGGGCCGCGCGGCTGCGCCAGATGTTCGCCGAGCGAGCCGTGGCCCGCCTCGATGCCAATCAGGTCGACGCCGCCGCCCGCCGTATCGCTGGCAGAGAGTGCGATCCATATACGATCATCGAAGAATGGCTGAAAGTCTGA
- a CDS encoding FAD-binding oxidoreductase — protein MTELSPTTAAELAHSLCEAAGQGQRISLGGARTKDRMAGPAEGSSTRINTTRLNRILQYEPKDLTISVEAGLRYSELTQALAANRQMLPLDPPCAEQATIGGVIASGSSGARRRGYGAARDMVIGLSYATLEGQVVQSGGMVVKNVAGLDVQKTLIGSFGTLAAIVSLNFKLSPLPECTRTFVLSFSTVAEAVAARDQVLRGVLQPAALDLLSARAAERVGLRGYCLLARAGGSENLMARYEKELPGAEALSGSREDALWKTVAEFPSMPRFVIRVSHALMDLRAVLESATGPCLSRAGSGVSYLGFDEAGEVRRWMSAQESHPWARIVEWAPEDEKQQLEQWPAPGPDLALMQRMKLLFDPNQLLNRGRLYGRL, from the coding sequence ATGACCGAACTATCTCCGACTACCGCCGCGGAACTCGCCCACTCGCTGTGCGAAGCCGCCGGCCAGGGCCAGCGGATCAGCCTGGGCGGGGCCAGAACAAAGGACCGGATGGCCGGGCCAGCCGAGGGCTCGTCCACACGGATCAACACAACGCGCCTGAACCGGATTCTGCAATACGAACCGAAGGACCTTACCATCAGCGTCGAGGCCGGGCTGCGGTACTCCGAATTGACTCAGGCCCTCGCGGCCAACAGGCAGATGCTGCCGCTGGATCCGCCGTGCGCCGAGCAAGCCACCATCGGGGGCGTGATTGCCAGCGGCTCCAGCGGCGCGCGCCGCCGAGGATACGGTGCCGCTCGCGACATGGTGATTGGGTTGAGCTACGCCACCCTGGAGGGCCAGGTGGTGCAATCCGGCGGCATGGTGGTGAAGAACGTGGCCGGGCTGGACGTGCAGAAGACGTTGATCGGCAGCTTTGGCACCCTGGCAGCCATCGTTAGCCTGAATTTCAAGCTCAGCCCGCTGCCGGAGTGTACTCGTACGTTCGTCTTGAGTTTCTCCACAGTGGCGGAGGCCGTGGCGGCCCGCGACCAGGTGCTGCGCGGCGTCCTGCAGCCAGCGGCCTTGGATCTATTGAGTGCGAGAGCGGCGGAGCGGGTGGGCTTGCGTGGCTACTGCCTGCTGGCCCGGGCCGGGGGCAGCGAAAACCTCATGGCTCGCTATGAGAAAGAACTGCCTGGAGCGGAAGCCCTTTCGGGCTCGCGGGAAGACGCGCTATGGAAGACGGTGGCGGAATTCCCCTCCATGCCGCGGTTCGTGATTCGAGTGAGCCATGCGCTGATGGATCTGCGAGCGGTATTGGAGAGTGCAACCGGGCCCTGCCTGTCGCGAGCCGGCAGTGGCGTGAGCTATCTCGGATTCGACGAGGCAGGTGAGGTGCGGCGGTGGATGTCGGCACAGGAGTCGCACCCGTGGGCGCGCATCGTGGAATGGGCGCCAGAGGACGAGAAGCAGCAACTGGAGCAATGGCCGGCGCCGGGACCCGATCTGGCGCTGATGCAGAGAATGAAGTTGCTGTTCGACCCGAATCAACTGCTGAATCGAGGAAGACTGTATGGGCGCCTCTGA
- a CDS encoding glycosyltransferase family 9 protein translates to MESISPAELAVELLNHCLRGSQWPQDVLRALTDEALDEDERLAAPATRALFSILVERLADLFEPALCDTYAALFSTVIEQALPELRATELLQRYRQVRTVRPVTSTPDDIFVPSRVTLGADVAVTSIVLDAARRRFPKARLWFVGPKKAWELFERSPDVCHLPVAYGRRGLLADRLAVYHELRQALAQPNSLVLDPDSRLTQLGLLPVCPPENHHLFESRSYGGDSLSSLPELTRQWVRETLGVDDAQPWLHPKFEYDFSAQRVTTVSLGVGENPAKRIEDPFESELLQLLAARPGLVMVDAGAPGSEEEQRVRQAIESTGLSADRIGLHQGSFASFAAMIAASELYAGYDSAGQHVAAALGIPLITVFAGYASDRMFARWRPDSPGPTTVIQAGSKRPAELLASVRAALPS, encoded by the coding sequence TTGGAGAGCATTTCCCCCGCCGAGTTGGCCGTTGAACTTCTGAATCACTGTCTGCGTGGCTCGCAATGGCCCCAGGACGTCCTCCGGGCGCTCACCGACGAAGCTCTGGATGAGGACGAGCGCCTGGCCGCTCCGGCCACCCGCGCCCTCTTCTCCATCCTGGTCGAACGGCTGGCGGATCTCTTCGAGCCCGCTCTCTGCGACACTTACGCCGCCTTGTTCTCCACCGTCATCGAACAGGCATTGCCGGAACTCCGCGCCACCGAACTGCTGCAGCGCTACCGTCAGGTCCGCACCGTCCGGCCTGTTACGTCGACCCCCGACGACATCTTCGTGCCGTCACGCGTCACCCTCGGCGCCGATGTGGCCGTCACCAGCATCGTGCTCGACGCTGCCCGCCGGCGTTTCCCCAAGGCCCGGCTCTGGTTCGTGGGCCCGAAGAAGGCGTGGGAGCTCTTCGAACGTTCTCCCGATGTCTGCCATCTGCCGGTTGCGTACGGCCGGCGGGGCCTCCTCGCCGACCGTCTCGCCGTCTATCACGAACTGCGCCAGGCGTTGGCCCAGCCCAACAGCCTGGTGCTCGATCCTGATTCCCGCCTTACCCAACTCGGTCTGCTGCCTGTCTGCCCGCCCGAGAACCATCACCTTTTCGAAAGCCGGTCGTACGGCGGCGACTCCCTGTCGTCCCTGCCCGAACTCACTCGGCAATGGGTCCGGGAAACTCTCGGAGTGGACGACGCGCAGCCCTGGCTCCATCCCAAGTTCGAGTACGATTTCTCCGCCCAGCGAGTCACCACCGTGAGCCTCGGCGTGGGCGAAAATCCGGCCAAGCGCATTGAGGACCCCTTCGAATCGGAGCTGCTCCAGCTACTGGCGGCTCGCCCCGGCTTGGTCATGGTGGATGCGGGCGCGCCCGGCAGCGAGGAAGAACAACGTGTCCGTCAGGCTATCGAAAGCACAGGCTTGTCGGCCGACCGCATCGGTCTCCACCAAGGCTCTTTCGCGTCCTTCGCTGCCATGATCGCAGCCAGTGAGTTGTACGCCGGCTACGACTCGGCGGGACAGCACGTAGCGGCGGCTCTCGGCATCCCGCTCATCACTGTCTTCGCCGGCTATGCCAGTGATCGTATGTTCGCTCGCTGGCGTCCCGACAGCCCAGGACCGACGACCGTGATCCAGGCCGGCTCAAAGCGTCCGGCGGAACTCCTCGCCTCCGTACGCGCCGCTTTGCCGAGCTGA
- a CDS encoding ATP-binding protein, with protein sequence MPSYEKTFSLKVPSSTENLAMIRDFVSNIGVQVGFNEGEVARLALAVDEACANVIEHAYGLEDTHDVTIRAVVDDDALRFEIIDTGRGFDPAQMQPQEVEELIRQRKSGGLGLRLIRTIMDDVQYRIVPGEKNELRMTKRLKKH encoded by the coding sequence ATGCCGTCGTATGAGAAGACTTTCTCCCTAAAAGTTCCTTCGTCCACGGAAAACCTGGCGATGATCAGGGACTTCGTCTCGAACATCGGGGTCCAGGTGGGCTTCAATGAGGGCGAAGTGGCACGGCTGGCGCTGGCCGTGGATGAGGCGTGCGCGAATGTGATTGAGCACGCATACGGGCTGGAGGACACGCACGACGTGACGATTCGGGCGGTGGTGGATGACGACGCGCTGCGTTTCGAGATCATCGACACGGGGCGCGGGTTCGATCCGGCCCAGATGCAGCCGCAGGAAGTGGAAGAGCTGATCCGCCAGCGCAAGTCGGGCGGGCTGGGGCTGCGGCTGATCCGCACGATCATGGATGACGTGCAATACCGCATTGTGCCTGGCGAAAAGAACGAACTGCGGATGACCAAGCGGCTGAAGAAGCATTGA
- a CDS encoding acyl-CoA dehydrogenase family protein yields the protein MNFEFTSEQSQLRRTIREFALAEIAPHVLEWDETQTFPAEVVRKLGELGCLGAIFPEEYGGAGLTYIDYALIIEELARVDPSVALIVAAHNSLCTNHIYLAGSDEQKRRYLPRLTSGEWLGCWSLTEPDAGSDAGGTRTRATPDGDGWLLEGSKTFCTNAHNAQVCVAMAVTDRLAAHHGISAFIVDAGTPGFRAGKKENKLGMRASDTGEVIFSGCRVPAGQLLGKAGEGLVDSLRILDGGRISIAALSIGCAQGAYDAALKYSKQRKQFGRFISEFQAIQHKLVDMATEIDAARLLTLRAAAMKDQGRRVTRESAMAKLFASEMAVRACNEAVQIHGGYGFIKDYPVEKFYRDVKLCTIGEGTSEIQRLVIARQLLQNQ from the coding sequence TTGAACTTCGAGTTTACGAGCGAACAGTCGCAGCTCCGGCGCACCATCCGGGAGTTCGCGCTGGCCGAGATTGCTCCGCATGTCCTCGAATGGGACGAGACTCAGACCTTTCCAGCCGAGGTCGTCCGGAAACTCGGCGAGTTGGGCTGTCTCGGTGCCATCTTTCCCGAAGAGTACGGCGGAGCCGGTCTCACGTACATCGACTACGCCCTCATCATCGAGGAACTCGCCCGTGTGGACCCTTCCGTGGCACTCATCGTGGCGGCCCACAATTCCCTTTGCACCAATCACATCTACCTGGCCGGCAGCGACGAGCAGAAGCGGCGCTACCTGCCGCGCCTCACCTCGGGCGAGTGGCTGGGCTGCTGGTCGCTGACTGAGCCCGATGCCGGCTCGGACGCCGGCGGCACCCGTACTCGCGCCACGCCCGACGGCGACGGCTGGCTGCTCGAGGGCTCCAAGACCTTCTGCACCAACGCACACAACGCACAGGTGTGCGTCGCTATGGCCGTCACAGACCGACTGGCTGCCCACCACGGCATCTCCGCCTTTATCGTCGACGCCGGCACTCCCGGTTTTCGCGCCGGCAAGAAGGAGAACAAACTTGGCATGCGCGCCTCCGACACCGGCGAGGTGATCTTCTCCGGTTGCCGCGTGCCGGCCGGCCAGTTGCTCGGCAAGGCGGGCGAAGGCCTGGTCGACAGCCTGCGCATCCTCGACGGCGGCCGCATCTCCATCGCCGCTCTCAGCATCGGCTGCGCCCAGGGCGCCTATGACGCCGCCCTCAAGTACAGCAAGCAACGCAAGCAGTTTGGACGCTTCATCAGCGAGTTCCAGGCCATCCAGCACAAGCTCGTCGACATGGCCACTGAGATTGATGCCGCTCGTCTGCTCACGCTACGCGCTGCCGCCATGAAGGACCAGGGCCGCCGAGTGACCCGTGAATCCGCCATGGCCAAGCTCTTCGCCTCCGAGATGGCGGTCCGCGCATGCAATGAGGCGGTGCAGATCCACGGCGGCTACGGCTTCATCAAGGACTATCCCGTGGAGAAGTTCTATCGCGATGTGAAGCTCTGCACCATCGGCGAGGGCACCAGCGAGATCCAGCGCCTGGTCATCGCCAGGCAGCTCCTCCAGAACCAGTAG
- a CDS encoding heterodisulfide reductase-related iron-sulfur binding cluster, protein MGASETTTSAFPPVLPNRHPEAPRAADLDKCVHCGLCLNACPTYRELGVEMDSPRGRIYQMVQVATGQAERSASYEEHLDLCLACRGCESACPSGVPYGRLIEAARTEIEAGKTRPWHERAFRSFIFERLLVTPWLLKTAGAFLYLYEATGLRAIVRGSGLLKLMGKLGRIEHLAPTAEVPFFFDKVGQTFPAKGGRRYRVGFLAGCLANVTSSRLNEATVRVLQANGCEVVIPADQTCCGALHVHSGLKDQARALARRNIDAFLPGGFDAIITNAAGCGSTLKEYHELLEHDDTYSEKAQQFVAKMKDVTEFLGSIELNPRMAPMQLTATYQDSCHLAHGQKVRSAPRQLLASIPGLQFKELPLSDLCCGSAGIYNIVHDDIADSLLQKKMVMVNGTGAGIVTTANVGCAIQLKAGVDKYGKNQRVMHVVELLDEAYRKAGS, encoded by the coding sequence ATGGGCGCCTCTGAGACGACGACCTCGGCCTTTCCCCCGGTATTGCCGAACCGGCATCCGGAAGCTCCGCGGGCAGCGGACCTGGACAAGTGCGTGCACTGCGGGCTATGCCTGAACGCGTGCCCGACCTATCGCGAACTGGGCGTGGAAATGGACTCGCCGCGCGGACGCATCTACCAGATGGTACAGGTGGCCACAGGGCAGGCGGAGAGAAGCGCGTCGTATGAGGAACACCTGGACCTTTGCCTGGCCTGCCGTGGATGCGAGAGCGCGTGTCCTTCGGGCGTGCCCTATGGCCGGCTGATCGAGGCGGCGCGAACGGAGATTGAAGCCGGCAAGACCCGGCCGTGGCATGAGCGCGCATTCCGGTCGTTCATCTTCGAACGTCTACTGGTGACGCCGTGGCTGCTCAAGACCGCCGGTGCCTTCCTCTATCTGTATGAAGCCACGGGCCTTCGTGCGATTGTGCGGGGCAGCGGCCTACTGAAGCTGATGGGCAAACTGGGCCGTATCGAGCATCTGGCACCGACTGCGGAGGTCCCATTCTTCTTCGACAAGGTGGGCCAGACCTTTCCGGCCAAGGGCGGACGGCGGTACCGCGTGGGCTTCCTGGCCGGCTGCCTGGCCAATGTGACGTCGTCGCGGCTGAACGAGGCGACGGTAAGGGTACTGCAGGCCAACGGCTGCGAGGTGGTGATTCCGGCGGACCAGACCTGCTGTGGTGCGCTGCACGTTCATTCCGGGCTGAAGGACCAGGCACGCGCCTTGGCACGCAGGAACATTGACGCCTTCCTGCCGGGTGGATTCGACGCCATTATCACGAATGCCGCGGGCTGCGGATCGACCCTGAAGGAGTATCACGAGCTACTGGAGCACGACGACACTTATTCCGAAAAGGCTCAACAATTCGTGGCAAAGATGAAAGATGTCACCGAATTTCTAGGCTCCATTGAGCTCAATCCGCGCATGGCGCCCATGCAGCTGACTGCGACATATCAGGACTCGTGCCATCTGGCCCATGGCCAGAAGGTGCGGAGTGCGCCGCGCCAGCTATTGGCGTCGATTCCCGGCCTGCAGTTCAAGGAACTTCCGTTGTCGGATCTCTGCTGCGGCAGCGCCGGCATCTACAACATCGTTCATGACGACATTGCCGACTCACTGCTGCAGAAGAAGATGGTGATGGTCAACGGCACGGGTGCCGGCATCGTGACGACAGCCAACGTAGGCTGCGCGATACAGCTCAAGGCAGGCGTGGACAAGTACGGCAAGAACCAACGCGTGATGCACGTGGTGGAACTGCTGGACGAAGCGTACCGGAAGGCCGGTTCGTAG